The DNA window ATAATGTCATGTTATGTAGGATATACCAGGATGCACCAAGTTTATGAAAGCTGGCTTGCAAAATGAAGAGCTACTGCAGAAAATGTTTGAAGACATTCGCAATACCGGTGCCGACCATTGGTCCTTAGGGCAAGGCACCATACCAACACCCACCAATGAGGCCATTCATATTGCTGATGATAATGAGATCGATGAAGAGACGGAGGATGATGAACCAAGTGCAAAACGAAAGAGAGGTGGTGGCTCAAAGGTGGATAAATCCAAAAAGAACAAGAGTGGATCCCAAAAGATGGTAGAGGAGATGTCCAAGAGTAATGAACTCTCTGCACAGACTTTGTCATCCATTCAGTCCTTCACTAAAACAAGAGAGGATCCGTCGGGTTGTTCTATTAAGGATGTTATGGTCTTGGTGGAGGAATGTGGTGCTGTTGAAGGGACAAATGAGCATTTCATTGCAACTGAAATATTTATCAAGAAGGATCAAAGGGAAATGTCTGTTAATTCTTTGCGCACTCCTACAGGTCGCTTTGCATGGCTTAAGAAGAAATATGAAGTGAATTACGGAAATTAGTTGAATGTGGTGTGGCCATGAATTGTATCCCTTTAATCAAGTTCTGTCAATGCATTTCAGAACTATAATTTGTTTGGGACATATTTGTATGGATTAAATTTAACTCTGAACAATTTATGGGTTGTATCACTTTGTTTGTTTGGGTTGTATTCAATTCTGAACTTGAGTATCTATGCACTATTGTTGGATAAAATCACCTTGTTGATTAATGGTGTATACCCATGAATGTGAACTTGTTATGCACtattgtttgacttatttTCAGCTATATATTCATGAATTTTGATATATCTGTGttctaataatttatttgtcttAATGTGTAGGTGTCAAGTGACAGTGAAGATGATTCTTCAGATGAAGAATAtgaatttgatttgtttgccATGGAATTGTTTGAAGCTGCTGTAGGCAATTTTTCTACAACTAGAAGAATTGCGGAGAACTATTACTCTCTCTCTACTTGAATAAGGCTGAGCCTAGGACATCACGTCTTAGTGGAATGGGATGGGTGCAAGAAACTTTGGCCACACCAGGTGAATGCTATAAGATGCTTCGTATGAATGGCCACACCTTTGTTGCATTACATGATCTTTTGGTCAGTAAATATAAGTTGGAACCTACATTGTACATGCACACATTGGAGGCACTTGCAATTTTTCTCTACATATTAGGTGATGGTTCATCAAACCAAAGAGCACAAAACCGTTTCAAGCATTCTGGTGAGACAATTTCAAGAAAATTTGAAGAAGTTCTCTATGCTTTGGTGGGTTTGGGACATGATATTGTACGTCCAAAGGATCCAAACTTTCCTACTGTCCATGACAGAATTAGGAAAGATCGTCGCATGTGACCACATTTTAAAGATTGTATTGGAGCGGTTGATGGGACTCATATCCTTGCAGTAGTTCCAGATGATGAGAAGATTAGATATATCGGTAGATCTAAATCAACAACTCAAAATGTGATGGCTATTTGTGATCATGATATGAGATTTACCTATGCATCTATTGGGCAACCTGGGTCAATGCATGACACAACCGTGTTATTTACTGCACTTCAAACTGATTTAACTATCTTTCCTCATCCTCCACAAGGTAAATAACATGTGCTATATCTTGGTTTTTGTTCCTTTTCAAATGAGTATAAATTGATACATTTCTATACATTTGTGTTCTAGGGAAATATTATCTTGTCGATGCTGGCTATCCAAATCGCCTAGGGTACTTAGCGCCATATAAGGGACGAAGATACCATGTCCCAGAATTTCGGAGAGGTACAGCGCCGAGTGgtgagaaagaaaaattcaaCTTCTTACACTCCAGTTTGCGCACCATCATTGAGAGATGCTTTGGTGTATGGAAGATGAAGTGGCGGATTCTACTCAAAATGCCTAGCTTTCCAATGTGGAAACAGAAGATGGTTGTGGCGGCAACAATGGCATTGCATAATTTCATTCATGACCATGATGCGCCGGATAGGCATTTTCATAGGTTTGAGAGGAATCCAGATTATGTGCCTACCATTCCATCTAGATTTAGGATATATGTGTTTTCTCAAGATGCATCGGATACATCCACTGAGGGTCAAAATGATGTATCCATGGATGCATTTCGTGATGACCTAGCCGGTCGTATTGCAGGATGATGGACATATGCCATATTTTATGTTGTTCCATGGTCTTTTGCTTTATCTTTTGATGACAATGCTTCTAGTTATTATTAGTagacatttatattattaaatacatGTCATGCAAAAACTTGAGTATCAATTTGTTCAAGTACCAATTtttgtattattataaaattactaaACATGCTGagattattttagaataagcCACTGTGctgaaattttgatgaaaaagtacatatttaatactacATAAAGCCAACAGTGAAAAAACACAAGGGTATCATTGTCTATCTACCTCCTATCCTCTCAGGATTTTTGGAGCTGAGCAAGTAGCCAAACACTTTTAGACCACCTTTAGCTCCCAGTGGAGCTAGCTCCCACTGAAGTTGGAGTTTGGAGTTAGGAGTTGGGAGCTGGAGCTctaccaaacaggccctaagagTGATATTTGGATGGATTTTTGcaataataaataacatttACGTAGAAATGTATGGAAGTGActataactataaatttaggtTAGTATGTGAGATCAGTATCGTCTCGAGTTGGTAGGATTGCAGTATCGCTGTTTTGATCTTTTACACCAAAATACAGACAACCTTGCTCCTAACTACCCCTTATTGAATGAGGAGCATCTTAAagttgaaagtgcatctagcccctaaagcgtgttttggatgattaataaCAATGCTAGTCGAGCATGTGTGCGCTGACTTGTGATTGcagaaaagaaatgaaatCGGTTCATGTATGGATTGCGCGAGTTTGATTAAAGCAAAAGTGATCCAAAAGGCGAAATTCTATGGAGTCGAAGCAGTCGAAGaccaactttattttttgttttttaagtcGTAGAAcatccgtactattaagaggggtcactaaGTCACTACATGTAGCCATGAGTGAGCCATGTGAATTAGAAGCTTAGGTTTAGAGCATTTCCAGGAAGTAGAACCGGACAGTCCGATCAGAGCCGGACAGTCTGGCCACTGCTCACAGTTAAATCCTAAGTGTTAGCCGGACGGTCTGGCCCCTGGCACTTCTCCCAACGGCTACATGACGTGTGACAACTCTATAAATTGAATCTTGGGATTCTAGTGGTTGGTGAGGCTGTCAGTTCAAACCATAAGGTTCCTTGGGCTAACCTAGCACCTTCTAAGCCTCCCCCACTAATCCAAACACTTCCTAGAGCGATTAAGGAGAGAATCAAGGCTAGGGTTATGAGtttaggttagtgagtgatctAGAGCGGTTCTTGAGGAGAAGATGAATGCATGTTGCGTTGCGATTGCTTATTACTCTTGGAAAGCGATCTCCTAGATGGAGAGGCATCGCCCGCAAGGATCCAAGGCTTGTGCCcaggagcaagttgtgaaggtccGTACCTAACCTTCacaaggaaataggtaagtTCTATAGTGGATTATTGTGCTTCTTCATAGAGAGCTGTAGGGTAGAGCGGATTGCAACCTTAAGCTGGGCGAAGCggcttgatcttgaccttcgTGGTCGATCGAGAGCTTGCTAGCTCAAAGGTGTGAATCCGGAGACctgtgttggccttgtgggaggaagccatgagagaaaaaggattaagagagatcccgctcgcatGAGCGCCttaacggagagtaggatcgaaagatccaaACTTTGGGATAAAACCGCTTGTGTCTCCTCTCGTGTTTTTCTGGTTCCATTGAGTTCATGTGATCTTTCTGTTTTCATTTTCTGCACACACCAAGAACTTCACTGAAAAATAGGACTTTCAAAGTCCCTCTTTTTCTTGACCAAGCAGTCCAGTGTTCATACccagacggtccggccagaCCTCTCGGTACAACCCAAGAGGACCGACCGGATGGTCTAGCTCCTGAGCCCGGACGGTCCGACCCTACTAACCGCTATATTTCGAAGGATTTTTCAGGaagcctattcaccccccctctaggctCTCCCCTTGGGATTTCAAAATTGCACTTAATTTAGGGTGAAGAGAGCACTCCACTAGGTACTACTCATTAGGCTTAGCAATGAGACATGTCAGGGTTGGATATGAGAAATACGACCCCGGCCCCAGCCTCAAACGGGGCCCAAATCGCcctgaaattaaattaatactcTTCGATGGCTGCTGGGACTTGGAGGTGGAGGACGGCAGGGACACACCTACCCAAGGTTGTGCAGGGAAAGCcgaagcggcggcgacacgcCTGGCAGCTTGGGTGGCAGCGACGCAGGTTGGTGGGAAAGGTGAAGGATGAGATGGCATACTTGGGCAACGACGTCATGACATTGATGTCAGGTGCGGTCGACGGCAGCGAGTAGGGTGCTGCGTACCTGGCTTGTGAGTGCTAACCAGGTGAATAGTGTGAGAGAGAATGAAGGAAGGGTTTCAATCTAGGGTTAACTGTTTAAATGGGCCAAAAGACTACCAACAATTCAATGGGCAGAGGGAAATGgccaacaattttttttcacattttttatgAACATGTTTCCCCACGGGTTCCTCGCGGTGGAGTTCCTCCTCTGGTCCTGGCCCCAAAACCCCACAAGGGTAAATTTAGCCTCAACCCCAGTGGGGATATTGCCAAGCCTACTGCTCATAACCAAACTTTGACTGCTCTTATTTTAGCAACAACTTTGTAACTGTTTTAATTATCTAGAAACATATCTTATGCGTACATCGTATGCATTACCTACTTAATgtcacaaaaaatattaaaaagtatataaatgttttagatGGTATTACACTCTATGTATAAAGTCTTATCTACAAATTCATTATCGCAaacaataaaaagataaatatattgcctttcaaaaaatataaatataaatatatttatatttatagaattatatgatttttcatattttgttatggctaaataatgaatctaaacaaccGACTTTACGCATGTGTAATACATCATGTGCAATttctagagtttttttttgtaacaTTGGCTAGCTAACGTACATGGTGTGTACATGAGAAACTCGTGTGCATATGGAATGAACCACCTTACGACGCGTCAACTGATTTTACTCATTCTACACCTTTCATTCATCATTCTTCAAATTCAACAGCGAAAATTATTTTCGTAAGATCGGACGGCCATGATGGACTCCACCTCTCCTTATGCggtctttctatatattagagacTATCAAATATAGAGTTTTCGTAtgttataaatcatattttcaagtagaaaaaattcaaacactTTCCATATatttgagaatatatatatatatatcatatttctataaatatgcaatgtACACCTTTAGAGTCAATGTTTAATCACAACATCAACATGGCATGAGCAGTACCACAGGCCAATACGAGACATCGTTAGAACACCAATAGATAAGAAGACAAAAAAGTTCATGTTCAACATCATGTCGCAGTTGCGCTAATCATAAGATCAATTTAGACCACTATTACGGGATGCCCAAATGCCCAAATCACTAACAATAACATTACATATAAATGCATGGTAAATAGGAATACATATTTGGGATTTTAGGAATATTGCGTTGGCATcgttttttatgtgaaatagatgaagttattcatatatcaaaTCATGCATCATTccagaatatttttatcattgaagGATATTTCCATCTCCTGATAATAATGAACCGGAAACACAACCATTGAAAACATCACACGTAATTTTGCTTTGTTGAAAACTATgtggaatatttttttaactaaaagtAACTTGTCtgataaatatttgttggGTATTATATGATCACACTTAATTTTAATgtctttttatgtaatataaggGGGATACAGtgatatttcttttgaaaCTCAGAAAAATTGAGAGCTGCATAGTTGTTTGTTCATTTGATaacaataatttttcatttaatataAGAAAATGGTAGGCCACATGGGATGCAactcatgttttttataaagtttttataaagtaaatttcaataaatttagctttatagagttaattttatggtaGTATTAGATAATGCaactaaattatttaattaaaattattcttgCAGTTGTGAACAATATATGAACTTATTGTTGCAATGTATAAACATGGTATTGCAAGTTCTGAAATTAACAACCAAACTTGATAACTTGAACTTGCCATATGTGacaacctataattaattatgcaaggCTATAATGGTCACTATGAACTGTTTCTTTGctgttatttttatcaaagtttgtttagataatcaaattaacaaatgctAGATAGACATACAACTTCAATTGTTTggttatatgattaatttgaaggagtttaaaatatcttatatacGTTGCTAAATAGTACTGGTGTTACCTAATTGTCCACCGTATTGTTGAAGTATGTTGTAGgttaaatataactataatttttgttcattagaatatttatgattttgaaattattaATATAGCAGGTTAAAATTGACACCGGGAACAGATGGAGTACTTGTCTTGTTTGTGGCCAGTTTCTTACTTCATGAATATAAAGggttatcttttcgctttttgaaagaaaaaaagtcaacgatatatttgcaaatgaaaaatattttgtgaataaaaatttttatatatgtgttctcaGCGATTTCAAaaccaaggctaaaaagtaaacaacgataaaaaactctaaaatcaactctaaatttatggttaaaatttaaattttgatttataaacaaaagcgaaacgatgTGGATGCAAATCTCTCAATTTTCCAATCTGCATCCACCTACCTTAGATGTGCACTCTAATTTTGACCTTGTAAACTGTGGGAAGCCCCCACTATTTTTGCTATAGGTATACAGAAAGAGAAGCTGAAGCTTTATTTAGAGGTTGAACAAGATGGGTTTTAACCCCTGCTATTATTACCCACTAGATATATCCCTGTAAGACCTTGTTCGGTTAATCCCAATTATAGGGGGATTCAAGGGGATTAGAAAGTTATTTATTCCATACCTATTGTGGTGTGGAATTATTCCCTCTCAGTCCTCTCCAATCTCTCCTCTTGGAGAATAACTGAACAGGTCTAATTGGGTGTAACAAGATGGTTTTCTTGTAATTAGGTGTCTGATGCCCCTGAGTTCTTAGCTCTTCTTTTTGAGAAAGATTATAACCTTTTAAACTTAAGTGAATAAATTGCTAGCGATGTTTACCTAAGAAAAAGCTATATCCCTGTTTACAAATAACAAAACCGATGAGTTGAGCTTGGAAAAGGAAGAGGCCGAAAGGAGATACAAGGCGAGCCAAAGCATCCGCCCGACATGTGATTACCACTTGCAACGATTATTTGACATGTAACAGTGAGAGGTCGCTTTTACACACTCCACACGAAGTCAAACCGCATCCATACCCCAACTCGCCGCTTCAGTTTTGTCAAAGGGCACAGTATTCTTCAAAACCATCCGTGTTCATTGTTTGACAAGTGTAAGGAGTacacaga is part of the Oryza brachyantha chromosome 2, ObraRS2, whole genome shotgun sequence genome and encodes:
- the LOC107303530 gene encoding LOW QUALITY PROTEIN: L10-interacting MYB domain-containing protein-like (The sequence of the model RefSeq protein was modified relative to this genomic sequence to represent the inferred CDS: inserted 1 base in 1 codon) — encoded protein: MAQNVPSKGVKMPMDSVDWNDYNTRVVCEIFVEQVADGNRPNTHLSNPGYDEVIEKFASRIGLRYTRLQIKNKWDKLRVEYNCWKKLTSQIGLGWDNTKKTVTATVEXWKQLKADIPGCTKFMKAGLQNEELLQKMFEDIRNTGADHWSLGQGTIPTPTNEAIHIADDNEIDEETEDDEPSAKRKRGGGSKVDKSKKNKSGSQKMVEEMSKSNELSAQTLSSIQSFTKTREDPSGCSIKDVMVLVEECGAVEGTNEHFIATEIFIKKDQREMSVNSLRTPTGRFAWLKKKYEVNYGN
- the LOC102703553 gene encoding uncharacterized protein LOC102703553: MAICDHDMRFTYASIGQPGSMHDTTVLFTALQTDLTIFPHPPQGKYYLVDAGYPNRLGYLAPYKGRRYHVPEFRRGTAPSGEKEKFNFLHSSLRTIIERCFGVWKMKWRILLKMPSFPMWKQKMVVAATMALHNFIHDHDAPDRHFHRFERNPDYVPTIPSRFRIYVFSQDASDTSTEGQNDVSMDAFRDDLAGRIAG